The following proteins are encoded in a genomic region of Chryseobacterium cucumeris:
- a CDS encoding Crp/Fnr family transcriptional regulator, with protein MDLFKSHLNKFITVTDEEYTSIVSFFEVMDVKKKQNLVLEGEVCRTMYFVVKGCLRKFFINEKGVEQTTEFAIENWWITDTFAYERQIQTNFSIQAVEHSSVLMIDLDRQEELLQKHPVMERYFRMIYQRAYAAAERRIRYLYEMSREELYMHFSTLYPWFIQRIPQYLIASFLNLTPEYLSEIRAKLRS; from the coding sequence ATGGACTTATTCAAATCACATTTAAACAAATTTATTACGGTAACTGACGAGGAATATACTTCTATTGTATCATTTTTCGAGGTAATGGATGTGAAAAAGAAGCAAAATCTGGTGCTGGAAGGTGAAGTCTGCCGGACCATGTATTTTGTAGTGAAAGGATGTCTGAGAAAGTTTTTTATCAATGAAAAAGGGGTAGAGCAGACAACGGAATTTGCCATTGAAAACTGGTGGATTACAGATACGTTTGCTTACGAAAGGCAGATACAAACTAACTTTTCGATACAGGCGGTGGAACATTCTTCTGTTTTGATGATTGATCTGGACCGTCAGGAAGAATTATTACAAAAGCATCCTGTTATGGAAAGGTATTTCCGCATGATCTACCAGCGGGCATATGCTGCTGCGGAACGCAGGATCCGTTATTTGTATGAAATGTCCAGAGAAGAACTTTATATGCATTTCAGTACATTGTATCCGTGGTTTATTCAAAGGATTCCTCAATATCTTATAGCTTCTTTTTTGAATCTTACTCCGGAATATCTGAGTGAAATCAGAGCAAAATTACGATCTTAA